The Cicer arietinum cultivar CDC Frontier isolate Library 1 chromosome 1, Cicar.CDCFrontier_v2.0, whole genome shotgun sequence genome contains the following window.
TggttcaaaaattaaaaaaaccatGATTAAGAATTCATGAACAAAAAAGAACTAATATAATGAATGATCCTGGCCACATCATTGTTCTGGTAATCACAAACTTCTCAATTGTGAGATAATATGATGTTATGTCATATGCATGGGAATGGATCCTCTCACTAAACTATATATTTCACCAACACATTAGGGGTTAAATCTGATACCATCCCCTCTCACATAGGCTAAAGCATTAAACTGCAACAATATGAGTGCATTGGTTTAATCATGAACTCCAAAGCAAATCCACATTCTCATATACCTGAATTTAGATACGCACGTTCCTCCTCCTTGAAATAAACTCACTAAATTACTAAATGCTATCACGCAATGATTACAAACCAATAGGCGcatgaaataaaaaaactaaaggtTCATTCTTAAAAGCACAAATAAGCAATCTTCCGATGATTGAGTAACAATTTAAGCTGTACTTTACAGGTTAGAATCAAATTTTAACATTATCCGTGTCAAAATAAAACAATGCACCAAGCAGCAACAGTCAAATAGCATGATTCACGAACCACATCAAGCAACAATCAAAATGACAAATTGGCACAAATAAATGCTAGCCAGCAGCAATTCACCTGAAAGAATTTTGAAAATCGCAAAGGAGATGGCAAGGGAGGTTGCTTTGTTGTGGTTGTTGCTGCTGCTTGTTGTTCTCCATTAGAAGAATTAGTTGCCATTGTCAAAACCTCCAAAATTCAATTCCTGaaccaaatttaaaaatactcaATTCTCACACGCATACACACTAACAAGTTACCAAAATGTTACAAACCAAATCAATTCATAAAGCTTAAAATCTAATGTATACACAGCAAATACCTGAAAGTGAGACCTAACCAAATACCAATTCCAAAACGCTTAATCACAGTTATGGTACAAATGATCTATGATCAAAGCATCattttatagaagaaaaaaaatcctaaaaaaatgaaactttttcCCACCAAACGCTAATTTCATACAAAACGTAACTAAATTGATAAAACAATAAGAGTGGAAGTCTTCAAACTCACGGAAAGTTGAATTGAACACTGAACAGCATAATAACGAAGGGTCCACGGTGATGGCAAGGAAACTTTAAAAGAGAAATCACAACAAacatttaaaaagaaaagaacccaccaaacattaattaaaaaggacaaaataaataaattgaaggTTGAATTGAATAGTTGATTACCTAATTAATGTATTGGATGTAATATAGGGTTTAATAAAAGGGGATTTTGAGAATATAGATTTTTGGATCTGATCTGAGGTGATGGAAGATACAAAATGCAAAGAGTGTGTTATGCTTCAGTTTGGGTATTGCATGTGATGTCGTGTTTTCATGTCCTTCCTTTTTTTTAAGTGTTGGAACTTGGAACTCACCAAATAGTGccaaaattatttgtttttcctatttttctagtaaataaattaaaagctattcatttttcccaaatcACATGGTAAAATGAGGCGAACGAATGCATTGATTTTATTCAACTTTGATGAAAGAGAATTAATTAActtaaataacaattatttacaCTTGTCTATTACAAAATTgatagtatataaatataaattatatgtttttagtctttataaattttaaaatttatattttaatctatataaaataaaaatattatttttaatttttataaaattatctaacAAATAAGTTTCGTCTCGActgataataaatatatttaattatatttcaacttaatttttttaatgattttttgcaagcagatttaaaatattataaaaaaaaactccataaaaatttggaattttttttaatatcatacGAACTAAATgtgaaataagaattttagttcattttttgtggaagaactttttataatattataaatatatttataaaaatttattcaaatatatacattaatttaatatcagagactaaaactgcatgtatgataattttgtagaaagtaacagttatatttttaatttacaaagactaaaatttaaaggttaaaattttataaggattaaaaatatatttaacctatAAACatatactattttctaaaaagtagatagaagaaaaattgatttttgaatatTGTAAGTATGAGccagataatttattttttatttttataaattaacatttttttatgaattacatattaacaaatatatttttgaaattataaaatatattatttaaaaaatttaatagacATATATTGTCTAGATAAATAATTATCCATTGATAAAGCacattgattgaaataataaaattataacggCAAATTTCCATTACAATACAtagttcttttttattttattcaaaattgtctctttattaatttatattgttataCCATTAGAGATTATGTCGTGATATGTACGTTGATCAAACTAATTtgattatgaaatttattttgtcttGAGAACATATATATCACTAATTAATTGCAATTGTACATGCATTGATTActagaaaattaatcataaatgtAGTGACATTGAGATGTGATCGATTTAAATGTGTCACATATTAAGTTAACTTGACACATCATAtatctttataattttctttgttattaacaacattttcacattttcatcaattttcaaagttattGTTGAAATCGATTGGCCTATAAGAATTAAATGAGgtataatataaaattcagagTTATTAAATCCAACAGAGTGTTGTAAATAATATTTCCTCTATCATTATTTGGCATAATATCGTCCTAGCATGAACTCTTGCACGCCTAAAAAGAAGCAAATAAACATGGGAGATGGGTAGCAACAAGTTTAATTTTGTAATCAAAGTAAAATATgaccaaacaaatattaattttctaattGTTGCCATAGTCCTAAAGAATTGCATAGATTGCTAAAGATTCTAAACTACCTCTCCACACAACATACACTTTTTAACTACATTTACGACCGTATATGCCTAGCTTAATAAAAATGACATTGACAAAAAAATCATAAGTTTGAGaagatatttattttacttttgattATCTTTTATATGAAACCGCATGCACATATTCTATCAGTTGACTTAGATCAGACTATGTTAGCAATGATGCAAAACATTGTCAAATAAACATTGTTGTATATCCGtaaatgtaaaattatatttatatttataacaataaaggAGAGATAACAACCTCAGTAATTGAATTCATTAAGATGCATCCATTTGGCACATGACCACTTATCACCCTTGATTACAGGACAACTACCTGGAACTTATCACATATATATAGATTTTAACATTGAGGTCAATTTACATGCACTAAATGTGTAAAATTTTACACttacattcaattaaattaCACTATAGTACTAATTTTTTAggttaatttctaaaatatctttaaaaaatttaaaaggaaacatacaaattaaatcctCTGCAATATATATGAAGTTTAACAGTATAACTACAacttcataattttaaattgtaatatacAACTGTAATTGCAACTACAATATTGTAGATTTTGAAGTCTCTACTACAATCACAACTTCAATTTAGAGGCCATCCACTACATTTATTTGCATTTTCACACAATATAAAACTTTGCAGCATACTCGCGGCCACAATTTCAAACCATGTAAATAAGTTGATAATAGAACAAGAACTAACCATGGACATAAGATGGATCTAAAGTAGCATTAGGCTTCATGCTGTAAAGCATCACCCATCTTTGGCTTAATTGAAAGTCCTTTTTTTCCACAATCAGAAAGCTGATTCCACCATGGCACAGAACTAAAATTCTGTTGGCATATGGGAACACCGTCTCACCCCCTTCTTCAACATCTGAACTGTATAATCAAAATACAAAAAGTGCACACCATCAAATCAACTTAAAGTGAATAATGATTGAAAGAAACATGAAGTGACTTACAGGTACATTAGCATTGTTGCAATACGTTGACCCCCATGCCTAACACTAAAGTTATCCATGAAGAAGTCACCATGTGTGTCATACTTTTGTCCAACTTTGTAATAGAGAACTTGAAGCCCTTCACCATGCTCTGCATATTCAGACATACTTTATCTAATggttatttaactattttttaaatttaaattaaatatagaaaagaAGTGTGTTATTAAGAGAAAAATTATACAAAGAAGACAACACACCAAAGTtggtaattattttttgaatttccTTTATGCTATCTTTATGATGAAGTTGCTTGTCATATCATGGTATTATGCGTTTCAAATTTTACAAGTGTTATAATTTTAAGGATTTTAGTGTTTATATACATGAAAGGGGAATCCTAAGAAAAAAGCTAAGGTAATACTCATAAACCTCACAAACTAGTGGTTAGTTTAAATCTCTATTCAGATAGTTGTAATATGGATGAGAAAAGAAAAAGCAGGAGTATCAAAccttaattttatgaaaatggaATAAAGCAAAT
Protein-coding sequences here:
- the LOC101505477 gene encoding probable prolyl 4-hydroxylase 3 produces the protein MLKEHGEGLQVLYYKVGQKYDTHGDFFMDNFSVRHGGQRIATMLMYLSDVEEGGETVFPYANRILVLCHGGISFLIVEKKDFQLSQRWVMLYSMKPNATLDPSYVHVPGSCPVIKGDKWSCAKWMHLNEFNY